In one Rhodoligotrophos defluvii genomic region, the following are encoded:
- a CDS encoding DNA polymerase, with translation MNQSKRVLRRDYETRNVLDLRQVGVYKYMEHPSADVWCCAYHFDDEPTKLWLPGDPVPEEFIEAANNPEILASAHNNQFERAAEKFIMGPRYGWPQIPLERQRCSMAQALAMGLPGSLEGAGAAVGLEIQKDMAGRRLMLQMAKPRRIHLPGSAGYDEACTGSLLDDRKFTLLPDGSVVEWWADPDKRERLHAYCITDADVERALEKRLLPLSPIEQRIWVMDQQMNERGVFIDLRLVQQASKVLQESEAKLNEEMAAVTDGEVSAITNTGQLLKWARKMGLDADSVAKGKLEEILKTPDLDPQVRRAMELRQNGARSSTAKVPKMLTMRQEDGRIRGTVQYYGAATGRWAARGVQLQNLPRPSVKDVGPLIDMLAEGNTELIDMVYGSPHAVISDCIRGMICAPPGRVIMAVDLSNIEGRVLAWLAGETWKLDAFRAFDEGRGPDIYLLTAAEILGVRVTRLTKDSPERQSHGKVPELALGFQGGVGAFQSMAVNYQVQLPDEQVRQIVDNWRAKHPKIKQLWYDLERCAIEAVDSPGKLVPCGRIAFRKVGSFLLMRLPSGRPIFYPYPRIQKIETPWGAMKDALTYKTRPGPNTKIIKDESNNREFVRAAAYGGLIAENATQGVARDKMAYGMLRQHEYGYPMILTVHDESAAEVEHSFGSFEHFKSLMVQRDNWDEGLPVAAEGFSAERYRK, from the coding sequence ATTACGAGACAAGGAACGTCCTCGATCTGCGCCAGGTTGGTGTCTACAAATATATGGAACATCCGTCTGCGGATGTGTGGTGCTGCGCGTACCACTTCGACGACGAGCCCACGAAGCTGTGGCTGCCGGGGGACCCGGTCCCGGAAGAGTTCATAGAGGCCGCCAACAACCCGGAGATCCTGGCTTCTGCGCACAACAACCAGTTTGAGCGGGCAGCCGAGAAATTCATCATGGGCCCGCGCTACGGGTGGCCTCAAATCCCGTTGGAGCGACAACGGTGCTCGATGGCCCAGGCATTGGCTATGGGTCTTCCCGGCTCTCTAGAGGGGGCAGGCGCCGCTGTAGGGCTGGAAATCCAAAAGGATATGGCCGGGCGACGGTTGATGCTTCAGATGGCCAAGCCCCGGCGCATCCACCTGCCCGGTAGCGCGGGCTACGATGAAGCGTGCACGGGCTCACTCCTGGACGACAGGAAATTCACGTTGCTACCGGACGGGTCGGTCGTGGAGTGGTGGGCGGACCCAGACAAGAGGGAGCGCCTGCACGCTTACTGCATAACTGACGCTGACGTAGAGCGCGCGCTAGAGAAGCGCTTGTTGCCTCTCTCGCCCATCGAGCAGCGTATCTGGGTTATGGACCAGCAAATGAACGAGCGGGGCGTGTTCATCGATCTGCGCTTGGTCCAACAGGCTTCGAAGGTGTTGCAGGAGTCGGAGGCAAAGCTCAACGAAGAGATGGCCGCCGTCACCGATGGAGAGGTATCCGCGATCACGAACACCGGACAGTTGTTGAAGTGGGCTCGCAAGATGGGCCTAGACGCCGACTCGGTGGCGAAAGGTAAGCTCGAGGAAATCCTCAAGACCCCCGATCTGGACCCTCAGGTCCGCCGCGCAATGGAGCTCCGCCAGAACGGTGCGCGCAGCAGTACGGCCAAGGTGCCGAAGATGCTGACGATGCGTCAGGAGGACGGTCGGATCCGAGGGACTGTCCAGTATTACGGGGCGGCGACCGGTCGCTGGGCTGCCCGCGGCGTTCAGTTACAGAACCTCCCGCGCCCGTCGGTTAAGGACGTCGGGCCGCTTATCGACATGCTGGCCGAGGGGAATACGGAACTCATAGATATGGTGTACGGGTCCCCGCACGCCGTGATCTCCGACTGCATTCGAGGGATGATTTGCGCACCACCCGGCCGGGTGATCATGGCCGTCGATCTATCGAATATCGAAGGGCGCGTCTTGGCGTGGTTGGCTGGAGAAACATGGAAGCTGGATGCGTTCCGCGCCTTCGATGAAGGGAGAGGTCCGGACATCTATCTCCTGACAGCAGCTGAGATCCTCGGCGTGCGAGTGACGCGCCTGACAAAGGATAGTCCGGAACGTCAGTCGCACGGCAAGGTGCCCGAGCTCGCACTAGGGTTTCAGGGCGGCGTCGGCGCGTTTCAATCCATGGCGGTCAACTACCAGGTACAGTTGCCAGACGAGCAGGTTCGCCAAATCGTCGATAATTGGCGAGCGAAACACCCAAAAATAAAACAGCTGTGGTACGACTTAGAACGTTGCGCGATCGAGGCTGTCGACAGCCCTGGGAAGTTGGTTCCTTGTGGCAGAATCGCCTTTCGCAAAGTGGGCTCGTTCCTGCTGATGCGCCTGCCGAGCGGACGACCGATTTTCTATCCATATCCACGGATTCAGAAGATCGAAACACCTTGGGGCGCGATGAAAGACGCGCTCACGTATAAGACTCGGCCAGGACCAAATACCAAGATCATAAAGGATGAAAGCAACAACCGCGAATTCGTCCGAGCAGCGGCGTACGGGGGTTTGATCGCTGAGAACGCCACCCAAGGCGTCGCCCGGGACAAAATGGCCTACGGTATGCTCAGACAGCATGAGTATGGCTACCCGATGATCTTGACGGTCCATGACGAAAGCGCAGCGGAGGTAGAGCACAGCTTTGGCTCCTTCGAACACTTCAAGAGTCTCATGGTTCAGCGAGACAACTGGGATGAAGGACTGCCGGTGGCGGCCGAGGGCTTTAGCGCGGAGAGGTACAGGAAATGA
- a CDS encoding DUF1194 domain-containing protein, with translation MMLRTLFSLLAFVMMLPSATRAADADVDLELVLAVDVSWSMDLDEQALQREGYVEALKHPEVISAIGSGLTGRIALTYVEWAGPGYETVLVPWTVIDGAAAARAFADALASAPISRYRATSISSALQFAAPLFESNGFNGLRQVIDISGDGPNNMGAPVLTARDAVLARGIVINGLPIMIKSAGGFYSIDNLDAYYEQCVIGGPGSFIVPVQELSTIAEAIRRKLVLEIVGREPDTARVIHASETTSTSEPFDCLIGEKLYQRWMQ, from the coding sequence ATGATGCTCCGGACGCTCTTTAGCCTGCTGGCCTTCGTGATGATGTTGCCATCCGCCACCAGGGCGGCCGACGCGGACGTGGATCTGGAGCTGGTTTTGGCGGTGGACGTCTCCTGGTCGATGGACCTGGACGAGCAGGCGCTGCAAAGAGAGGGCTATGTGGAAGCCCTGAAGCATCCGGAGGTCATCAGCGCCATCGGCTCAGGCTTGACCGGCCGGATCGCGCTCACCTACGTGGAATGGGCCGGCCCCGGCTACGAGACGGTGCTGGTGCCTTGGACCGTCATCGACGGCGCAGCCGCCGCGCGGGCCTTTGCCGACGCGCTGGCATCGGCGCCCATTTCCCGTTACCGCGCCACCTCCATTTCCTCGGCGCTGCAGTTCGCCGCTCCGCTCTTCGAGAGCAACGGCTTCAACGGCCTGCGGCAGGTGATCGATATTTCCGGCGATGGTCCCAACAACATGGGCGCGCCGGTGCTGACCGCCCGTGACGCCGTTCTCGCCCGCGGCATCGTGATCAATGGCCTGCCGATCATGATCAAGTCCGCCGGGGGCTTCTACTCCATTGACAATCTCGATGCCTATTACGAACAGTGCGTGATCGGGGGGCCCGGATCGTTCATCGTCCCGGTCCAGGAGCTGAGCACCATCGCCGAAGCGATTCGGCGCAAGCTGGTGCTCGAGATCGTCGGGCGAGAGCCCGACACGGCCAGGGTGATCCATGCCAGCGAAACGACGTCGACATCCGAGCCGTTCGACTGCCTCATCGGCGAGAAGCTGTATCAGCGCTGGATGCAGTGA